The following proteins are encoded in a genomic region of Cellulomonas sp. ES6:
- a CDS encoding hydantoinase/oxoprolinase family protein, whose amino-acid sequence MRVSFDIGGTFTDLVLLDDVSGRAWLGKCLTTYDDFSRAIEQGIRQVLDAAGTGADAVGDSVVGATTLVTNALIERRGADTALLTTRGFGDTLEIGREWRYDLYDAQLKLPEPLVPVAQRFEVTERLRADGSVATPLDLDEVARIADRLAELGVESVAVCLLHSYASAAHEEAVGKVLADRLPGVPVTLSGHLVPVIREYERTVTTLANAYVRPVAGEHFADIERAVGRLGIDQPLVLMQSNGGVISTPTAREHPLRLLESGPAAGAIGAAYVGRRLGLDRLIAFDMGGTTAKVCLIEGGRPTVHHGFEVGRVHRLKAGSGLPVSMPVVDMLEIGAGGGSIAALDDLGLLKVGPHSAGSRPGPAGYGLGGDRPTVTDADIVLGYLDPDYFLGGRMSLDVEASRRAMVEHLGAAFGDDPLAAAAGVVRVVDEHMALAMQVHATERGHDPRTFTMLAFGGAAPVHAARVARTLGLREVVIPSAAGVLSATGLLVAPPMVEVSRTHLTELAAWQPGTVADLYDGLVAQAAAELAQPVDRVERFVDMRFVGQGFEIEVPVADGDGPAEYLAAFGTEYERVYGTRPDYDRAEVVTWRVRVYGAFEQPELVRTVPPAADGPAPARSRTVWFPETGPVEAPVLRMLEQRPGFAVTGPAVLQLPESTAVIGPGDEARLDEDGNLHIRIDLPAVQVPLAEVGA is encoded by the coding sequence GTGCGAGTGAGCTTCGACATCGGCGGCACCTTCACCGACCTGGTGCTGCTGGACGACGTGTCCGGCCGTGCCTGGCTGGGCAAGTGCCTGACCACCTACGACGACTTCAGCCGCGCCATCGAGCAGGGCATCCGCCAGGTGCTCGACGCGGCGGGCACCGGGGCGGACGCCGTCGGCGACTCCGTCGTCGGCGCCACCACCCTCGTGACCAACGCGCTGATCGAGCGCCGCGGCGCCGACACCGCCCTGCTGACCACCCGCGGCTTCGGGGACACCCTCGAGATCGGCCGCGAGTGGCGGTACGACCTGTACGACGCCCAGCTGAAGCTCCCGGAGCCGCTGGTGCCCGTGGCGCAGCGGTTCGAGGTCACCGAGCGGCTGCGCGCCGACGGCTCGGTCGCCACCCCGCTCGACCTGGACGAGGTGGCCCGCATCGCGGACCGGCTCGCGGAGCTCGGCGTGGAGTCCGTGGCGGTGTGCCTGCTGCACTCCTACGCCAGCGCGGCGCACGAGGAGGCGGTGGGCAAGGTGCTCGCGGACCGGCTGCCCGGCGTGCCGGTCACGCTGTCCGGCCACCTGGTGCCGGTGATCCGGGAGTACGAGCGCACGGTCACGACGCTCGCCAACGCGTACGTCCGCCCGGTCGCGGGGGAGCACTTCGCCGACATCGAGCGCGCCGTCGGCCGGCTCGGCATCGACCAGCCGCTGGTGCTCATGCAGTCGAACGGCGGCGTGATCTCCACCCCGACCGCCCGCGAGCACCCGCTGCGCCTGCTGGAGTCGGGCCCGGCGGCCGGCGCGATCGGCGCCGCGTACGTGGGCCGCCGGCTGGGGCTGGACCGTCTCATCGCGTTCGACATGGGCGGGACCACCGCCAAGGTCTGCCTCATCGAGGGAGGACGCCCGACCGTCCACCACGGGTTCGAGGTCGGCCGGGTGCACCGCCTGAAGGCCGGGTCCGGGCTGCCGGTCAGCATGCCGGTGGTCGACATGCTGGAGATCGGGGCGGGCGGCGGCTCCATCGCGGCGCTCGACGACCTGGGGCTGCTCAAGGTCGGGCCGCACTCCGCGGGCTCCCGCCCGGGCCCCGCGGGGTACGGCCTCGGCGGGGACCGCCCGACGGTCACCGACGCGGACATCGTGCTGGGGTACCTGGACCCGGACTACTTCCTCGGCGGCCGGATGTCGCTGGACGTCGAGGCGTCGCGCCGCGCGATGGTCGAGCACCTCGGGGCCGCGTTCGGCGACGACCCGCTCGCCGCGGCCGCGGGCGTCGTGCGGGTGGTCGACGAGCACATGGCGCTGGCCATGCAGGTGCACGCGACCGAGCGCGGGCACGACCCCCGGACGTTCACGATGCTGGCGTTCGGCGGTGCCGCGCCGGTGCACGCCGCGCGGGTGGCCCGCACGCTGGGGCTGCGCGAGGTGGTCATCCCGTCCGCGGCCGGTGTGCTGTCCGCGACCGGGCTGCTGGTGGCGCCGCCCATGGTCGAGGTGTCCCGCACGCACCTGACCGAGCTCGCCGCCTGGCAGCCGGGCACGGTCGCCGACCTGTACGACGGCCTGGTCGCGCAGGCCGCCGCCGAGCTCGCCCAGCCGGTGGACCGCGTCGAGCGGTTCGTGGACATGCGGTTCGTCGGGCAGGGCTTCGAGATCGAGGTGCCCGTGGCCGACGGTGACGGGCCGGCGGAGTACCTGGCGGCGTTCGGCACCGAGTACGAGCGGGTGTACGGCACCCGGCCGGACTACGACCGCGCGGAGGTCGTGACGTGGCGCGTGCGGGTGTACGGCGCGTTCGAGCAGCCGGAGCTGGTCCGCACCGTCCCGCCGGCCGCGGACGGCCCCGCGCCGGCCCGCAGCCGCACGGTCTGGTTCCCGGAGACCGGCCCGGTGGAGGCGCCGGTGCTGCGGATGCTCGAGCAGCGTCCCGGCTTCGCGGTCACCGGGCCGGCGGTGCTCCAGCTCCCCGAGTCGACCGCGGTGATCGGCCCCGGGGACGAGGCGCGGCTCGACGAGGACGGCAACCTGCACATCCGCATCGACCTGCCCGCCGTGCAGGTGCCGCTGGCGGAGGTGGGCGCATGA
- a CDS encoding winged helix-turn-helix domain-containing protein, with translation MVVATSPTPLEAGLGRALTPQDLAVLSPAVLCAEPGSPASRLRGRAGRAEWPTAVHDDITRAAHVASVRDTRIVLVGGSTFAWVHQAVRQLRRAGSFPLAVVATDVTADEELTLLGAGANLVVEPRAGAREVVARLTALGRSAAGDALLQVRWLQAGPMRVDLQARRCLLDDEPVPLSQTEFDLLAYLMGRAQQVAGHHEIAQQVWGWRHGDVRNTLRIHVGRLRRKIGDPPRAPRWIGSARGLGYQFLQPVAELGEDRSEERLRQAIAVLNAQADALQALIDTLPAAQDPATIAETVVQWAVTRGFGDAATVFRLDVDDAGRGVSRLVASAGMSARWRQSIATGHPISEGFMGSQVYARGEVVQMSDMTRLSKRFPVTARMSTAEDLHACVMFPLHVHGRVWGDLAFVSRAPRAFPPARSAYLRTVAAVVALAVEARTRDAALDAGAGGAPDVLPGADPGGGARAGREATGA, from the coding sequence GTGGTGGTCGCCACGTCCCCGACGCCGCTCGAGGCCGGCCTCGGCCGCGCGCTGACCCCGCAGGACCTCGCGGTGCTCAGCCCGGCCGTGCTGTGCGCGGAGCCGGGGTCGCCCGCGTCCCGGCTGCGCGGGCGGGCGGGGCGCGCGGAGTGGCCGACGGCGGTGCACGACGACATCACGCGCGCGGCGCACGTCGCGTCCGTCCGCGACACCCGGATCGTGCTGGTCGGGGGCAGCACGTTCGCGTGGGTGCACCAGGCCGTGCGGCAGCTGCGGAGGGCCGGCTCGTTCCCGCTCGCCGTGGTCGCCACCGATGTCACCGCCGACGAGGAGCTCACGCTCCTGGGGGCGGGCGCGAACCTGGTGGTCGAGCCCCGCGCCGGGGCCCGCGAGGTGGTGGCGCGGCTCACGGCGCTGGGCCGCAGCGCCGCCGGTGACGCGCTGCTGCAGGTGCGGTGGTTGCAGGCCGGCCCGATGCGGGTGGACCTGCAGGCCCGGCGCTGCCTGCTCGACGACGAGCCGGTGCCGCTCAGCCAGACCGAGTTCGACCTGCTGGCCTACCTCATGGGGCGCGCCCAGCAGGTGGCGGGGCACCACGAGATCGCCCAGCAGGTGTGGGGGTGGCGGCACGGCGACGTCCGCAACACCCTGCGGATCCACGTCGGCCGGCTGCGGCGCAAGATCGGCGACCCGCCGCGCGCGCCGCGGTGGATCGGGTCCGCGCGCGGCCTCGGCTACCAGTTCCTCCAGCCCGTCGCCGAGCTCGGCGAGGACCGCAGCGAGGAGCGGCTGCGGCAGGCGATCGCGGTGCTCAACGCGCAGGCGGACGCGCTGCAGGCGCTGATCGACACGCTGCCGGCCGCGCAGGACCCGGCGACCATCGCCGAGACGGTCGTGCAGTGGGCCGTGACGCGGGGCTTCGGGGACGCGGCGACGGTGTTCCGGCTCGACGTCGACGACGCCGGCCGCGGCGTCTCGCGGCTGGTGGCGTCGGCGGGGATGTCCGCGCGGTGGCGGCAGTCCATCGCGACCGGGCACCCCATCAGCGAGGGGTTCATGGGCTCGCAGGTGTACGCCCGCGGCGAGGTCGTGCAGATGTCCGACATGACGCGGCTGTCCAAGCGGTTCCCGGTGACCGCCCGGATGTCCACCGCGGAGGACCTGCACGCGTGCGTGATGTTCCCGCTGCACGTGCACGGCCGCGTGTGGGGGGACCTCGCGTTCGTCAGCCGCGCGCCCCGGGCGTTCCCGCCCGCCCGGTCCGCGTACCTGCGGACCGTCGCCGCCGTCGTCGCGCTGGCCGTCGAGGCCCGCACCCGCGACGCGGCGCTGGACGCCGGGGCCGGTGGCGCACCGGACGTGCTGCCGGGGGCCGACCCCGGCGGTGGCGCGCGAGCGGGACGGGAGGCGACGGGTGCGTGA